Below is a window of Sciurus carolinensis chromosome 6, mSciCar1.2, whole genome shotgun sequence DNA.
tggaagctatacccaatccccttaaagtctgatctgcctgttgaagtggccaggctttgggccattctgtaattttgataaacttttgtcagccccagtatctaataagccctcaaaacttttgccttctatcactaactttgtcatagatctgtcttttaaatccaatgttaacatgaccatattttggccagtaggacctaatcctttatttcccctaataatattctttgatggatattgatcatggcagcttggtaagaccaacaattgtgctatgtaATCACCCTGAACTATTATTGCTACCCcacttggtgaagaagcaaggatttttatttctcctgtaaaatcagggtctataactccagagacaatatttaatccttttaaagcagaagaactcctccccagaactattcctactgttcctttaggtaatgggctgacaaccgaagttggtattggttgtactcccatctctggagttaatactgctctggcggaggcacagaggtccaatcctgcacttcctcttgtttgtctagtTGGGtagtcaaggggtaatgggtccGAGGTACAGACTGGATAGCCCTGTATATTTGTGGGCCCGGAGGCTGggggccctgattcccattttttggaggtaaaggtttaccatctttgtctctagttgatttacagtcacttgcccagtgtttcccttttttacatcggggacataattttggcacaggaccctggggacagtccttttttatgtgtccatattgtttacaccgataacactgttggcctgggcgggagttggcattgcctctaagaccctgtgcaagtgCTGCAgtcatcacctgaccttgaataaaagcctcattaatatccctacaaacctttaaataggctccaaggtctttgtttttccaaggtcttattgcttctttacaccatttatttgcttgctcatatacaagctgtttgactaaacacatagcctggtctacatctccaaatatacgtcctgctgtttgaatcaatctgtctacaaaatcggtatagggttcattgttgccttgaataaccttagataacTTCCCTGAAGatcgccagcacctgaaagcattttccaagctttagtggcagcagcactaatttgttgatacacaccggggtggaaattaatctgattaccttgcccttcatatggtccttggcctgtcagcatgtctagattccattgaggattgcccgcaactgcattatgtcgggcagtatcagaacataactcctggttggccaccttccacataagatattgtcccccagataaacatgcttttgctaaattaccccaatcagtcggagtaagattttgacttgcaacattctctaataagtaaatggtaaatgcagcttgtactccataggacataactgcctcttttaactgttccactaattttatatctaatatttgatgatatctctgattgttttgatcttcaaataccgggaatattgggaacactgatcgagattctacattAGCCCACTGTtcttattcagataacaccctctatatataagcagtctcatgaaTAAGCAAAttcgatcagatatgtccacccaatcctgttaaaggtcaagcaatcatgagctcaagcatacatgtagccagttgtaatagcttcctgtttttctccaggcataccaagcacaccctttggctccctgccagcccacaatATATCATAACATTACTTTGTACCCCAtgaacatatataattataatttaatatacaataaaagaaaaagaaaaagaaaaattccccaAGGATGTCCAGATAGACTTGCTAGACAATAACTCTTTTAATTaatggtactgagaattaaacttagaggtgctttaccactaagctacctccccaagtccttttttatgttttattctgagaGGGTCTCACCATATTTccaggcctataatcctagtgactcagcaGCCTAGAGAAGGAGgttcccaagttccaggccagccttcttaactctattatttctatttggttattttataattatatctctTTATATTCTAAACTCAATAACACTTCATTCTTTGACTTCCCTTTAGTTCTTTggacatattcaaaatattcactaTTGCATGTACAgtataaaaactgaaatgaaacttCTTTAGATGGGTTGAGAATATAGTTCAGCCATATAACATGTTTAACAtgtgcagggctctgggttcaatcaccagcaagTGCGcgtgcacgcgcgcgcacacacacacacacacacatacacacacacatcctgtAGAGGATTTCAACAGTATTgaagcaggaagaaaatgaaagattagaGCTAAAAGACAGATCAATTAAGATGATTTtatcagaggaaaataaaaagtgaaaaaaagaacagattcaGAGACCTGTGGGACATGATCAAGCACACACATGTTAGTACACATATACTTGGAGTTCAGAAGGAGAAGGAtagtgaaaagaacaaaaaggaaaaagaaataatgactgaaaactccccaaatttgatgaaaactattAATCCGCATATCTAAGGAACCCACtgaatgaggataaaataaaagaaattcaagcCTTGATCACATCATGATCAACTGTGAAagccaaagacaaaaagaaaaccttcaaaacAGCAAAAGAGAAGTGACTCTCCATACTTAAGGGATCCTCAATAAGATTAACAACTGGTTTCTTGTAGAAACCATGGAGACCAGGAGGCAATCTGAAGCACTGAAAGAGAGCACCAACCCCAAGAATTCTACATCTatcaaatgaaagagaaattaagatatCAGATTTAACAATGGATCCAATCCATTGTTAGTCTTATCTTCCCTATGAAAAATACTGAAGTATTTTAGTCAGTTGGACTAAAAGATGAAAAGAGTAATCTTAATCCACGTATAGAAATTAAAGTATCATAAAGGCaactacataaatatgtatataaaagtcagcatatatttatttttgcttgtaactttttatttgaaaaaaactgCATAAAGCAATAATTATGGATCCTTGTTCATAGGTACACATTTTGTGAAAATGTAATTTGATAATACAGCACAAAGGAGGGCAAAGGAACGGAGATATATAGAAATACAGTTCTACATGCTATAGAAAATAAGTTAGTATTAGATTGACAAAAGTTACTATGTTAATTTTAATAACTAGGGTAAATGCTAAGgagatacatttaaaaagtaaaatgaatagcAAAGCCATTAAGATGGTGCTTAATAAAATGTTTGTTCAATACAAAGAAGACAGTAATCAAGGAATAGAGGAACTAGGTATAACACagataaaaataagagcaaaattgCAGACATTAATCTTCCTTATGTGTAATTACATTGAATGTGAATGGATTACACACTCCAGTTAAAAAGCAGGAATTGGCagaatgtattttcacataaCTCAATtatatgctgtctacaagaaaCACACTATAGGTTCAAAGACACATATAGGTTGAAagttaaagaactgaaaaaagatACATCATGTAGACTGTTACTGGGGAGTGGCTTCATTAATAATAGAATTGATAATAAAGTGAATTTGAAAAGTTACTGAAAATAAAGTGAGGCATTTTAAATGATAAGGGGTCAATCCATTAGGCAGATATAACATTCAAACATGTGTACCTGACAATAAGCTACAAAACAAATGAGGCAAAAACTGACAAAGGACAATTCAATGATAATgactgaaaagataaaaatcaatgctTTCAATAATGACCAGAATGACTAAATATATCAAGAGAAAAGAATactaaaaatgagattaaaaccAAACTGTATCTAATAGAAAACTCTACCCAACAATAGTAGGATACTTATTCTTCTCAAGTGTGTAGAGGAACATTGTCCATGATCAACAATATATTCAATCAtaaaaagtctcaataaattttaaatgattgaacTCACACAAAATATTGTCTCAAAttatagtggaatgaaattagaaagcaGTATCAGGAAGAAATTtaggaaattcacaaatatgtggaaattaatcAACagattttagctttttatttgttctttttagatatgcatgacagtagagtgtattttgacatattatacatacatggagcgtaacttattctaattaggatcccactcttgtggatgtacacatgATGAGATTCACAACAGATTCTAAATAGCCAATGATTCAAAGAAGAAGTCACAAGGGACATTATAAAATACTCTGAAATACATGAAAGtgaaaatacaacataccaaaactatGGTATGTGATGAAAGATGTGCCTTGAGGGAAAATTATAACtgaaaatatctatatttttaaaagatctcaaaaatttaaaaacaaaattcaaaattccacctaagaaacttaaaaaatggAGAGCATGGTAGACTCAAAGCAAGTGAAAGGGAATTAGAATAGAGGAGGCAGAGCAAGGAGAGgtaggaggggagagaaaggggaagaactgggaactgaaatggagcaaattatattccatacatgtatgattatcaaaatgaaccccactatgaTGTATAACAGTaataacaacattttaaaaaggaaataagattgaagtggaaataaatgaaaatagaaaaatgataatagaaaaaatatcaaCTGAACCCAAAACTAAAGCTtataaaagatcaacaaaatagGCAAACCTTTAGCTAAGTTACCAAAATCAAGAATAATAGAGAGGAAATTATAATCTATCTTAtagattataattataattttataagagattataaaagaatattatgaACAGCTTTAagccaataaattagaaaatgtagatgaaatgaaaaaattagaaaatacacagaaacttccaaaactgacagaggaggaaatagaaaatctgatTAGGCCTGTAACAATACATTCAGTCAGTAAACAAAAGCTTTATACAAAAAAAGATGCTGAACCAGATATCACTGACAAATTCTACCAAGAATTTGAAAGACTCAACAGcaataaaaatagcaaacaaTAGAAGAGCAGGTACCACTTAAGAACTCCTTCTTTGAAGCCATAATTGCCTGTTGAAAAAATTAGGCAAATATAATTCAAGGAAAGACTATATACCAATTTCTCTTATGGATATAGATGTAAAACTCCTCAACAAAGTATTAGCAAATTGACTCCAGTAACACATAAAAAGATTATTTATCATGGTCAAGttggatttatcccaggaatgttgattcagcatacaaaaatcaatcaatgtggTATTCCTTGCTTACAGAATAAGGAACAAAACACACAACAatatcaataaatgcagaaaaccTTTTTACACAATCTAGACAgcatttcatgataaaaacactgaatttaGGAATAATATGAAAATTCTTCAACCTGCAAAAGCCACATAGCTCACTTCATATTTAATagtgaaagattaaaaatttccCCTGTCAGAgtaggaacaaaacaaggatatttgctttcactgcttctatttgACATCATGTGGGAGGGTCTAGCCATggcatttaggaaagaaaaataagtaacatCATTCAGATTGGAAACTGAAAAATAGGACTATCAGTATTTACAGAGGACATGATTGTGCACATACAAAAATCCTAaggaatacataaaaaattttctaaaataaacaaattgagcAAGTTTGCAGAATACAAGAttgatatacaaaaatcaattgtatttctatatacagGCATTGAACAAACCagaagtgaaattaagaaaagtCCCAGTTATGATagcataaaaaggaacaaaataacaATGCATTTaacaaaaaagcaagaaatttTACACTAAACACTTTatagaaaacattattaaaaagtttaaaaaagaccTAAGTAAATTGAAAGTGTTCATGGATTGTAAGATTTTAAATTGCTTAAGTGGTTGTACCCCTCAAATTGGTCTACAtattcagtgcaatccctatcaaaatcctaGCTTGCTTTTCTGGAGAAATTAGCAAACCAAATCTAAAGTTCATATGAAAATGCAAGAAGAgttccagaatagccaaatcaatctTGATAAAAAAGAGCAAAGTTGAAGAAGTAATACTTGCTGATTTTAAAGAGGTAGTCTAAATTCAAAATtagatatttgaatattttgataaaataagtacatgaatattatcttttcatttagcaTATGCCAGAAGGAATTAATAGAAATTGTTTTACATTCCACCACAAATTTCTCAAATCAAACTCTGTTCAAATATCTTCTTCCCACATTGACATTTCCATGagtgcaattttaaaaatgtgtttacattTGGAAAGttaatcaatattaaaatttagtttgctTTCACCAATGTGTGCCAATGTTTGTTTTATAGCTATTTCATTCAAATGGCCACTGATGAATCTAATCTATCTAGCTATCTATCTATAGCACAACATTCCAAAAGATAATTCTTTCTATACAACTTTATAACAAATTTCACTAACCATTGatgttaaatatttactatcattagcctaatattttgaaataataacttGGAAATATGTTGTAAGGAACTAATAATGCTAGTTAAAATCTAATACCTAGGGACCCAGGGAAtaatagctcagtggcagagcgctcacAAGCACAAATTGCTTGTGAAATGAACACTTTCAATTTACTTAggtcttttttaaactttttaataatcACACaatcacacatgtgcacacacattgacgaacaaatataatattttactaATTCAGGTGTCTTTCTCTCAAAAACGAATGCTTaatctttttctagttttccccTTCAAGTTAAGAACAAAAAACCCATAAACCATCATGAAGTTTAAAATcactcttgttttaaaaaaaaataggatggggcgggggttgtggctcagtggcagagcacatgcctaccatgtgctaggccctgggttcaattctcagtaccacattctcagaaatgaataaaaagtctatcaacatctaaaaaaaccataaattaaaaaaataggctATTCAATTAAATTACGGTagttgccaataaatggatgaaactggagaccatcatgctaagtgaaaaaagccacacccagaaagtcaaaggtcaaatttttTCTCTGGCATGTGGAAGCGAGCCTgaaatctggaagaaaaaaatggtggtgGGGAAGGAATTCTGTCAAAATAGAACGGTGAAGTAGAGAAAGGAgcttggggaggaaggagggacaggataaGGGAAGGATGATGGAATAAATCtgatctaactttcctatgtacatatatgaatataccacagtgaatctcacctttatgtatatccacaaagcactaatttaaaaaaactataatagCAGAAAGATTAGTATAGGGACAGTaacagcaggagggaggagaggagggaaaggggaagcactgggaactgaattagagaaaattatagtccatacttttataattatgtcaaaacaaatcctgatgtcacatataactaaaaagaactaataaaaacaggcttcaaaatttaaatgtgggtttaatattttgaactttattaCTACTTGtattaaaatttcttcaaaaagatttttatcttttcttcaaggATGTTTAAAGTTCTTGCTGATATATTACCATAAAAGTGTTAAAGATACTACTTAAGTTATACCTCTATGATTTCTTTCTGGCAACCAATTATACAAATAGTCATAAGAATCATTCAGAATGGATAATTCACCCTACCTGACTATGGTGTCAAATTTTAGGTGATTATTCTCTATATCATTAACTTCTCATAGGTATAACAACTACTTCCTGATAAGTCACAGTTTGGGGGAATCATTCATGACATAATATGCTAGGCCATACTTCTAGGTCTCCCTTCTTGGATTGTAACTTTAAACCCTTTACTAGAACTTAACAAAATAAGAATATCTGTTGTTAGGTATTTTTCACCAATATTTAAGGCTACAGGTAATTCATTATATATGTCATTCTTGTTATCTCACCTGATTAAATATCTTAACACAAATATtgagtattcatttattttccaattttcaagGTCAATAAGCATCTTTCCTTGCTGGTAACTGTCTCTAAAGAGAAACAAAGCATTTGAAAGGTTctaataataactgaaaacatgaaTACAAGTATATTTCATCTATGATGGCCATGTCCCCAAGACAAGGCTGACATTTGACCTActgtaaatttttcaaaaagttgttCATCTCTCAAATTACACTTAAGTACTAATTGTGTGTATTCTAAtgccattttccttctttctagatTTAATGTGATTTCAAACTGTAATACAAGTCACCTATTCATTCAACTGCATTGCATTGCCATTTGCATGCCACTGtggaaaaaatagaagttatctTTCAAATATAGCCCCTCTTTAGAATCATGTGGTACAAAACATCTTAAACCTTCACATTATCATAAAGTCCTTAGGTTCTTGGAAATAAACAGATATAATTGTTATGAATTAAACTGATATTTTTACAAGAACTTATTTCCCCTGGCTAGATTACACAAAGGGTGACACAGCAGGATGTGAGGGGAAGACTGAGATATCCTATTGTTTTATGCTCAACAATTATCCTATTACATACtccagagcaaaaaaaaaaagcactttatCTGGAAATCAATTCAATTTTGGAATTTAAAggaatgaccaaaaaaaaaaaaaaaaagctcttgctttttaaaaatgactttggaaACTTCTCAAAGGCATTCTGACTTGAATATTTCTCAATCAAGACACAGGGTGGCGCTGCAGGCTAAGAATGCGAGTACAAGAAAAGCGCCCTAAAAAGCTCGCGATTCTTCCTATTGTAAAAcgtaatgtaaaaaaaaaaaaaaaaaaaaaaaaaaaaaaaaaaaggtgcaagaAGCTTTGCAAACAATACGGCGTTACCAGGAGGTTTGTACAGAGATATTCTAACTCAATTTGGGACTTCAACTTTGTGAGGATTCCTGCACGAAAGAAATTAGAATTGAATGTCTCAAGTTTTTCTGTGATTGCTGAAGGGATTGGAGTAAGCACCCGGACTCTGACATGGAGAAGCTGGAGAGAATTCAACCAAACAGGCAAGTGATagcctttatttttatggtgtTCTTGTTTCAGGTTCAAACGGAGCCTCTTCGTTATTCTGTACAGGAGGAAACAGAGAGCGGCTCCTTTGTAGCCCATCTGACCAAGGACCTGGGCCTGGGAACTGGGGAACTGGAGGCCAGGTCTGCTCGGGTTGTGTCTGACGATGACAAACAGCATTTGCTGTTGGATCCTCAGACTGGCGATTTGCTTCTGAGGGAGAAAATAGACCGGGAAGAACTGTGTGGCCCTATTGAAGAGTGTGTACTGCACTTCCAGGTGTTTCTTGAAATGCCAATGCAGTTTTTTCAGGGAGAATTATGGATCCAGGACATAAATGATCACTCTCCAGTATTCACCGATAGGGAAGTGCTCTTGAAAATACCGGAAAACAGCCAGGCAGGGACTATATTTCCATTGAAAGTAGCCCAGGATTTGGATGTGGGTAGCAATGGGCTTCAAAAATACACCATCAGTCCCAATTCTCATTTTCACGTCCTCACACGAAATCAGAGTGAGGGCAAGAAATACCCAGATCTGGTACAAGACAAAGCTCTGGATAGAGAGGAGCAGCCTGAGTTCAGCTTAACCCTCGTGGCTCTGGATGGTGGGTCTCCACCTAGGTCTGGCACAGTTACAGTTCGAATCCTGATTATGGACGTCAATGACAATGCTCCTGAGTTTGTGCATACTCCATATGAGGTGCAGATCCTGGAGAACAGCCCCTTAGATTCCCCAATCCTCAGTGTCTTAGCTAGGGATGCAGATACTGGAAACTTTGGGAATGTTTCCTATGGTTTGTTTCAACCATCTGATGACATTAAACAAACTTTCTCAATAAATGAAGTCACAGGAGAAATCCGACTGAGGAAGAAATTGGATTACGAAAAAATTAAATCTTATCATATGGAAATTGAGGCTATAGATGGTGGAGGCCTTTCTGGGAAAGGCACTGTGTTCATAGAGGTGGTGGATGTGAATGACAATGCTCCTGAACTTAGCATATCATCACTCACCAGTTCCATCCCAGAAAATGCTCCTGAGACTGTGGTCGCTATCTTTCGAATtcgagatagagattctggagaCAACGGAAAGATGGATTGCTCTATTCCAGATAATATGCCCTTCATTCTAAAACCGACATTCAAGAACTTTTACACCCTGGTGACAGAGGGCCCGCTGGACAGAGAGAGCAGAGCCCAGTATAACATCACCATCACCGTCACCGACTTGGGGACACCCAGGCTGAAAACCGAGCACAGCATAACCGTCCTGGTCTCCGACGTCAACGACAACCCCCCTGCCTTCTCGCAGACGTCCTACACGCTGTCGGTGCGCGAGAACAACAGCCCCGCCCTGCACATAGGCAGCGTCAGCGCCACAGACAGAGACTCAGGCAGCAACGCCCAGCTGACCTACTCGCTGCTGCCGCCCCAGGACCCGCACCTGCCCCTCGCCTCGCTGGTCTCCATCAACGCGGACAACGGGCAGCTGTTCGCGCTGAGGGCGCTGGACTTCGAGGCCCTGCAGGCGTTCGAGTTCCGCGTGGGCGCCACAGACCGAGGCTCGCCGGCTCTGAGCAGCCAGGCGCTGGTGCGCGTCGTGGTGCTGGACGACAACGACAACTCGCCCTTCGTGCTCTACCCGCTGCAGAACGCCTCTGCGCCCTGCACCGAGCTGGTGCCCAGGGCGGCAGAGCCGGGCTACCTGGTCACCAAGGTGGTGGCGGTGGACGGAGACTCGGGCCAGAACGCCTGGCTGTCGTTCCAGCTGCTCAAGGCCACGGAGCCCGGGCTGTTTGGCGTGTGGGCGCACAATGGCGAGGTGCGCACCGCCAGGCTGCTGAGCGAGCGCGACGCGGCCAGGCACAGGCTGGTGGTGCTGGTCAAGGACAATGGCGAGCCGCCGCTGTCTGCCAGCGTCACGCTGCACGTGCTGCTGGTGGATGGCTTCTCGCAGCCCTACCTGCCGCTGCCGGAAGTGGCGCCCGAGCGCGCGCAGGCCGACTCGCTGACAGTCTACTTGGTCATCGCCTTGGCCTCGGTGTCGTCGCTCTTCCTCTTTTCGGTGCTGGTGTTTGTGGCGGTGAGGCTgtgcaggaggagcagggctgcgCCGCTGGGTG
It encodes the following:
- the LOC124987619 gene encoding protocadherin beta-4; protein product: MEKLERIQPNRQVIAFIFMVFLFQVQTEPLRYSVQEETESGSFVAHLTKDLGLGTGELEARSARVVSDDDKQHLLLDPQTGDLLLREKIDREELCGPIEECVLHFQVFLEMPMQFFQGELWIQDINDHSPVFTDREVLLKIPENSQAGTIFPLKVAQDLDVGSNGLQKYTISPNSHFHVLTRNQSEGKKYPDLVQDKALDREEQPEFSLTLVALDGGSPPRSGTVTVRILIMDVNDNAPEFVHTPYEVQILENSPLDSPILSVLARDADTGNFGNVSYGLFQPSDDIKQTFSINEVTGEIRLRKKLDYEKIKSYHMEIEAIDGGGLSGKGTVFIEVVDVNDNAPELSISSLTSSIPENAPETVVAIFRIRDRDSGDNGKMDCSIPDNMPFILKPTFKNFYTLVTEGPLDRESRAQYNITITVTDLGTPRLKTEHSITVLVSDVNDNPPAFSQTSYTLSVRENNSPALHIGSVSATDRDSGSNAQLTYSLLPPQDPHLPLASLVSINADNGQLFALRALDFEALQAFEFRVGATDRGSPALSSQALVRVVVLDDNDNSPFVLYPLQNASAPCTELVPRAAEPGYLVTKVVAVDGDSGQNAWLSFQLLKATEPGLFGVWAHNGEVRTARLLSERDAARHRLVVLVKDNGEPPLSASVTLHVLLVDGFSQPYLPLPEVAPERAQADSLTVYLVIALASVSSLFLFSVLVFVAVRLCRRSRAAPLGVCSVPEGHFPSHLVDVSGTGTLSQSYQYEVCLAGNSGSGEFKFLKPILPNFLVQEAGRDIKNNSNCRNSFVFS